One window of Nocardia sp. NBC_00508 genomic DNA carries:
- a CDS encoding Rv0361 family membrane protein — MGAAAEARTEVIKRDQLPSGSTSSGGPASKQAATQQNQLATGKTAPDTDAKSAAAGAGGVAAASKTEAAGHARAAASSSAGTAAAGPADAEAKTAAIPQNDPSRAGGDDATVVMRKPQPPSRPEPKAAEPTAPEEQNPPGSDDVTMAMPVVDLDDAKTVALPIQRPTDGGRAGTDRVVPPAAGPVPITKPPSTPRPAAGPKLPGPHGPSAPPQHGPGTDETRPSPHRSPGAPRQTATAPSPADVQLTVPAQSLTGPRPPQPRPIAQPQRITPPQQPSAAPADTARPNRRLLVLGAAAVLVVALIAVIVALVTTAGDNSPEAQVRAAITDYTDALKSGDLATLRSTTCGPLHDFYQGIPEDQFAGVHQLSVERKNIPVVDSIDAIRITDDTAIAQASVYTEADPAKRSERTFDLQRTGDGWKVCDPPSGTQ, encoded by the coding sequence GTGGGAGCAGCCGCCGAGGCCAGGACCGAGGTGATCAAGCGGGATCAACTTCCGTCCGGTTCGACGTCCTCCGGCGGGCCCGCTTCGAAACAGGCTGCGACGCAGCAGAACCAGCTGGCAACGGGCAAGACGGCCCCGGACACCGATGCGAAGTCTGCGGCCGCCGGTGCCGGAGGCGTGGCCGCCGCGTCGAAGACCGAAGCGGCAGGGCACGCTCGAGCGGCGGCGAGCTCGTCCGCCGGAACCGCGGCGGCGGGCCCCGCGGATGCCGAAGCGAAGACCGCGGCGATCCCGCAGAACGATCCGAGCCGAGCGGGCGGAGACGACGCGACCGTCGTCATGCGCAAGCCGCAGCCGCCGAGCAGACCGGAGCCGAAGGCGGCGGAACCCACCGCGCCCGAGGAGCAGAATCCGCCTGGTTCGGATGACGTGACCATGGCGATGCCGGTGGTCGACCTGGACGATGCCAAAACCGTCGCGCTACCGATCCAGCGGCCCACTGATGGTGGCCGGGCGGGCACCGATCGCGTGGTCCCGCCCGCCGCAGGGCCGGTGCCGATAACGAAGCCGCCGAGCACTCCGCGCCCCGCGGCCGGTCCCAAGCTGCCCGGACCGCACGGTCCGTCGGCGCCACCGCAGCACGGACCGGGAACCGACGAGACCCGCCCGTCGCCGCACCGGTCTCCGGGCGCGCCGCGGCAGACGGCGACAGCCCCCTCGCCCGCGGACGTCCAGCTGACCGTGCCCGCCCAGTCGTTGACCGGTCCGCGTCCGCCGCAGCCGCGGCCGATCGCGCAGCCCCAGCGGATCACTCCGCCGCAGCAGCCCAGTGCCGCACCGGCGGATACCGCACGGCCCAACCGGCGGCTGCTCGTGCTGGGCGCGGCCGCCGTGCTGGTGGTCGCGCTCATCGCGGTGATCGTGGCGCTCGTCACTACCGCGGGGGACAACTCGCCCGAGGCGCAGGTGCGGGCCGCCATCACCGACTACACCGATGCGCTGAAATCCGGCGACCTGGCCACCCTGCGCTCGACCACCTGCGGCCCCCTGCACGACTTCTACCAGGGCATCCCGGAAGACCAGTTCGCGGGCGTGCACCAGCTGTCGGTAGAGCGCAAGAACATCCCGGTGGTCGACAGCATCGACGCCATCCGCATCACCGACGACACCGCCATCGCGCAGGCCTCGGTGTACACCGAGGCCGACCCCGCCAAGCGGTCCGAACGCACCTTCGACCTGCAACGCACCGGCGACGGATGGAAGGTCTGCGACCCGCCCTCCGGGACACAGTAG
- a CDS encoding fused (3R)-hydroxyacyl-ACP dehydratase subunits HadA/HadB, producing MGRQETMARPDIDAVPATSAGQRYQVLDHYEVGREKVREFARAVQNQHAAHQHEADARALGYPAIIAPPTFASVIGMTATRALLDSVLTDYDLSQFLQTDQVFELYRPILAGDRLRSEIVIESIRQFGDNDFIVVRFALINQHDEVTIVGSTTIVARRGADVDANLADVTENIMMHGRPAESDLTLGDALVPLGASPLAEPGEPELAPVHTVPAFDEFAPGDLLPIGSFRLTRGDLANYAGVSGDANPIHFSDHAAQVAGLPTVVAHGMLTMGLAGGYLTTWLGDPTAIRKLSVRFSGFVPVAADAASTVEFTGRIKSLDPNTRTATILLGGTSEGRKLFGRALAEVRLG from the coding sequence ATGGGCAGGCAAGAAACGATGGCGCGACCGGATATCGACGCGGTTCCGGCAACGTCGGCTGGACAGCGCTACCAGGTACTCGATCACTACGAGGTCGGCCGGGAGAAGGTCCGCGAGTTCGCCCGTGCGGTGCAGAACCAGCATGCGGCGCATCAGCACGAGGCCGACGCACGCGCGCTCGGCTATCCCGCGATCATCGCGCCGCCGACCTTCGCTTCGGTGATCGGGATGACCGCGACCAGAGCACTGCTCGATTCGGTGCTCACCGATTACGACCTCTCCCAGTTCCTGCAGACCGACCAGGTCTTCGAGCTCTACCGGCCGATCCTGGCCGGTGATCGGCTGCGCAGCGAGATCGTGATCGAGTCGATCCGCCAGTTCGGCGACAACGACTTCATCGTGGTGCGGTTCGCGCTGATCAACCAGCACGACGAGGTCACCATCGTCGGGTCGACCACGATCGTCGCGCGCCGCGGCGCCGACGTCGACGCCAACCTCGCCGACGTGACCGAGAACATCATGATGCACGGGCGTCCGGCGGAATCCGATCTCACCCTGGGCGACGCCCTGGTCCCACTCGGCGCGAGCCCGCTGGCCGAGCCGGGCGAGCCCGAACTCGCGCCGGTACACACCGTGCCCGCGTTCGACGAGTTCGCGCCAGGCGACCTGCTGCCCATCGGCAGCTTCCGTCTGACCCGCGGCGACCTCGCCAACTACGCGGGCGTCTCCGGCGATGCCAACCCGATCCACTTCAGCGACCACGCCGCACAGGTGGCCGGGCTACCGACGGTGGTGGCGCACGGCATGCTGACCATGGGCCTGGCGGGCGGCTATCTCACCACCTGGCTTGGCGATCCGACCGCAATCCGCAAGCTCAGCGTCCGCTTCTCCGGCTTCGTCCCGGTCGCCGCCGACGCGGCGAGCACGGTGGAGTTCACCGGCCGGATCAAATCGCTCGACCCGAACACGCGGACCGCCACCATCCTGCTCGGCGGCACCTCCGAAGGCCGCAAGCTGTTCGGACGCGCACTGGCCGAGGTCCGGCTCGGCTAG
- a CDS encoding FUSC family protein: MRDGGRVTGGLDPNSRVRTARASGVARLRTSSVRLRRSALPIIQCAVGAAVAWFLAHHVIGHTLPFFAPTAAVVSIGISFGARLRRSVELVVGVAVGIGIGDLFISRAGTGVWQIAFVVAVAMAAAVFLDGGSIITMQAAGSAVLVATLLPPSVGGGFSRMIDALVGGLVGVLVVAAIPLHPVRRARTLAADILGVMGKSITECADGLLEQDPEKVHRALTAVRATQPQIDSLRATLEGGREISRISPLYWNSRSRLERIRATADPLDNAIRNTRVLLRRSLTLVRDDEILHPGLIDEVERLGQAVDVVRRMMLADPGEQPDRAEATRLLRSVAKGARPELVAGAGLSAHVVFAQVRSTLVDLMQVCGLQRTSAIALLPPTVKNPYVPPEA; encoded by the coding sequence ATGAGGGATGGCGGTCGGGTGACGGGTGGGCTCGACCCGAATTCCCGCGTCCGAACCGCTCGCGCGAGCGGTGTGGCTCGGCTGCGCACCTCCTCGGTGCGGCTGCGGCGCTCGGCGCTGCCGATCATCCAGTGCGCGGTCGGCGCGGCGGTGGCCTGGTTTCTCGCCCATCACGTGATCGGCCATACGCTGCCGTTCTTCGCGCCGACGGCCGCCGTCGTGTCGATCGGCATCTCCTTCGGCGCCCGGCTGCGTCGTTCGGTCGAACTGGTGGTCGGTGTCGCGGTCGGGATCGGCATCGGCGATCTGTTCATCTCCCGCGCGGGCACCGGCGTCTGGCAGATCGCGTTCGTGGTCGCGGTCGCCATGGCCGCGGCGGTGTTCCTCGACGGCGGTTCGATCATCACCATGCAGGCGGCCGGTTCCGCGGTGCTGGTCGCGACGTTGCTGCCGCCCTCGGTGGGCGGTGGCTTCTCCCGAATGATCGATGCCTTGGTCGGCGGTCTGGTCGGCGTGCTGGTGGTGGCCGCGATCCCCTTGCATCCGGTGCGCAGGGCCAGGACGCTGGCCGCGGACATCCTGGGCGTGATGGGTAAATCGATCACCGAGTGCGCCGATGGACTGCTCGAGCAGGACCCGGAGAAGGTGCACCGCGCGCTCACCGCGGTTCGCGCGACCCAACCACAGATCGACTCGTTGCGCGCCACTTTGGAGGGCGGCCGGGAGATCAGCCGGATCTCGCCGCTGTACTGGAACTCCCGTTCCCGCCTGGAACGCATCAGGGCCACCGCGGATCCGCTGGACAACGCGATCCGCAACACCCGAGTCCTGTTGCGGCGCTCGCTGACTCTGGTCCGCGACGACGAGATCCTCCATCCCGGTTTGATCGATGAGGTGGAGCGCCTCGGCCAAGCCGTGGACGTGGTGCGCCGGATGATGCTCGCCGACCCGGGCGAGCAGCCCGACCGGGCCGAGGCAACCCGCCTGCTGCGCTCGGTCGCGAAGGGTGCGCGCCCAGAACTGGTTGCCGGAGCGGGACTTTCGGCGCACGTCGTATTCGCGCAGGTGCGTTCGACGCTGGTAGACCTGATGCAGGTGTGTGGTCTGCAGCGCACCTCGGCGATTGCTCTGCTGCCGCCGACGGTCAAGAATCCGTACGTACCGCCGGAAGCCTGA
- a CDS encoding adenylosuccinate synthase, with protein sequence MPAIVLIGAQWGDEGKGKATDLLGGRVHWVVRYQGGNNAGHTVVLPNGDNFALHLIPSGILTPGVTNVIGNGVVVDPGVLLAELAGLEERGVDTSGLLLSADAHLIMPYHVAIDKVTERFLGNKKIGTTGRGIGPCYQDKVARVGVRVADVLDEKILTQKVEAALEFKNQVLVKIYNRRALDPQQVVDEVLTQADSFAHRIADTRLKLNQALERGETVLLEGSQGTLLDVDHGTYPYVTSSNPTSGGAAVGVGIGPNKINTVLGILKCYTTRVGSGPFPTELFDESGAYLAKTGGEVGVTTGRARRCGWFDAVIARYATRVNGITDYFLTKLDVLSSLATVPICVAYEIDGERVEQMPTTQTEFHHAKPIYEQMPGWWEDISGARSFEELPANAQAYVLRLEELSGARISCIGVGPGRDQTIVRHDVLG encoded by the coding sequence ATGCCGGCAATCGTCCTGATCGGCGCCCAGTGGGGCGACGAGGGGAAGGGCAAAGCAACCGATCTGCTGGGCGGTCGGGTGCACTGGGTGGTCCGCTACCAAGGCGGCAACAACGCCGGTCACACCGTGGTGCTACCCAACGGCGACAATTTCGCGCTGCACCTGATTCCTTCCGGCATTCTGACCCCGGGCGTGACGAACGTCATCGGCAACGGCGTCGTCGTCGACCCCGGCGTGCTGCTCGCCGAGCTGGCCGGGCTGGAAGAGCGCGGCGTGGACACCTCCGGTCTGCTGCTCTCGGCCGACGCGCACCTGATCATGCCGTACCACGTGGCCATCGATAAGGTCACCGAGCGCTTCCTCGGCAACAAGAAGATCGGCACCACCGGCCGTGGTATCGGCCCGTGCTACCAGGACAAGGTCGCCCGCGTCGGTGTGCGCGTCGCGGATGTGCTCGACGAGAAGATCCTCACCCAGAAGGTCGAGGCGGCGCTGGAGTTCAAGAACCAGGTGCTGGTAAAGATCTACAACCGCCGCGCGCTCGACCCGCAGCAGGTGGTCGACGAGGTGCTCACCCAGGCCGACAGCTTCGCCCATCGGATCGCCGACACCCGGCTGAAGCTGAACCAGGCGCTGGAGCGGGGGGAGACCGTGCTGTTGGAGGGTTCGCAGGGCACTTTGCTGGACGTGGACCACGGCACCTACCCATATGTCACCTCGTCCAACCCGACCTCGGGCGGCGCGGCGGTCGGTGTGGGCATCGGGCCTAACAAGATCAACACGGTGCTCGGCATCCTGAAGTGCTACACCACCCGGGTCGGTTCCGGTCCGTTCCCGACCGAGCTGTTCGACGAGTCCGGCGCCTACCTGGCCAAGACCGGCGGCGAGGTCGGCGTCACCACCGGCCGCGCCCGGCGCTGCGGCTGGTTCGACGCGGTGATCGCCCGCTATGCCACCCGGGTGAACGGCATCACCGACTACTTCCTCACCAAACTGGACGTTCTCTCGAGTCTGGCGACGGTGCCGATCTGCGTGGCCTACGAGATCGACGGCGAGCGGGTCGAGCAGATGCCGACTACGCAGACCGAATTCCATCACGCGAAGCCGATTTACGAACAAATGCCCGGTTGGTGGGAGGACATCTCCGGCGCGCGGAGCTTCGAAGAACTGCCTGCCAACGCCCAGGCGTACGTTTTACGCTTGGAGGAGCTGTCCGGAGCACGGATTTCCTGCATCGGCGTGGGGCCGGGCCGGGACCAGACCATCGTCCGGCACGACGTCCTCGGCTAG
- a CDS encoding site-2 protease family protein, which yields MSIPINRRSRAVRPSPVFLLVIVLTAVGGAFAWDAPLDSTRAKAGVFVFVVFGWVVTLCLHEFAHAYTAWRAGDREVELRGYLTLNPLKYSHPLLSIVLPMVFIALGGIGLPGGAVYVHTHNVTPRTQRIISGAGPAVNALCAVLLLVVVRIRGSSDTHPAFWFAVSFLAFLQITATLLNLIPLPGLDGYGMVEPSLSYQTRRSLDQFKPFGMLILFALLFTPAINEVFFDAVYALFELSGVPSDWSRYGSYLTRFWT from the coding sequence ATGAGTATTCCGATCAATCGCAGGTCGCGCGCAGTCCGGCCGAGCCCGGTGTTCCTGCTCGTCATCGTTCTCACGGCGGTCGGCGGTGCGTTCGCCTGGGACGCCCCGCTGGACTCGACCAGGGCGAAGGCGGGGGTGTTCGTCTTCGTGGTGTTCGGCTGGGTCGTCACGCTGTGCCTGCACGAATTCGCGCACGCGTACACCGCCTGGCGCGCGGGCGACCGCGAGGTCGAACTGCGCGGCTATCTGACCCTGAATCCGTTGAAATACAGCCATCCGCTGCTGTCGATCGTGCTCCCGATGGTGTTCATCGCGCTCGGGGGGATCGGCCTGCCCGGCGGTGCGGTCTACGTGCACACGCACAATGTCACACCACGGACGCAACGAATCATCAGTGGCGCCGGGCCGGCCGTGAACGCGCTGTGCGCGGTGCTGCTGCTGGTGGTGGTCCGGATCCGGGGCAGCTCCGACACGCACCCCGCGTTCTGGTTCGCTGTGAGTTTCCTTGCGTTCCTTCAGATCACGGCGACCTTGTTGAATCTGATCCCACTGCCCGGACTGGACGGCTACGGGATGGTCGAGCCGTCGTTGAGCTACCAGACCAGGCGCTCGCTCGATCAGTTCAAGCCGTTCGGCATGCTGATCCTGTTCGCACTGCTCTTCACGCCCGCCATCAATGAAGTGTTCTTCGACGCGGTGTACGCGCTGTTCGAACTGTCCGGCGTTCCGTCGGACTGGTCGCGATACGGCAGCTACCTGACCCGCTTCTGGACCTGA
- a CDS encoding DUF3151 domain-containing protein produces the protein MTSFGDLLGPQPVLLPEIPDAEDALGDNADPVRVAADHPAASIAWAHLAEAALTRGEAQDEAVNHDIIAAYAFARTGYHRGLDLLRRNGWKGFGPVPWSHEPNRGFLRSVGALARAAKAIGETEEYARCLDLLEDCDPRAAAELGLD, from the coding sequence ATGACCTCGTTCGGTGACCTGCTCGGACCGCAACCGGTACTGCTACCCGAAATTCCCGATGCCGAGGACGCGCTCGGCGACAACGCCGATCCGGTGCGGGTCGCGGCCGATCATCCCGCCGCCTCGATCGCCTGGGCCCACCTCGCGGAGGCGGCGCTGACCCGCGGCGAAGCCCAGGACGAGGCGGTCAACCACGACATCATCGCCGCGTACGCGTTCGCCCGCACCGGCTATCACCGCGGCCTCGACCTGCTGCGGCGCAACGGCTGGAAGGGCTTCGGCCCGGTGCCGTGGAGCCATGAGCCCAACCGTGGTTTCCTGCGCAGCGTCGGCGCGCTGGCCCGCGCGGCCAAGGCGATCGGTGAGACCGAGGAGTACGCGCGCTGCCTGGACCTGCTGGAAGACTGCGACCCGCGTGCGGCCGCGGAGCTCGGCCTCGACTGA
- a CDS encoding helix-turn-helix transcriptional regulator: MARNWPMIERESEFEAIRAALTGPEHVGVVLTGDAGVGKTTLARHATAAIGGNIRWVAGTESARSIPLGVFAHMVGVYTAHDPVTFMSAAREALLADGHTVIGVDDAHLLDQLSATLLLQLAIDKAAHIVVTVRSGVPVPDAVTSLWKDGHLTRIDLRPFTQHQSVELVELMLGGQLEGFTANLMWESSAGNALFLRHLVEGALEAGTLRQVNGVWQLRGRAAVTSELAALLEDRVEQLPESVLRVLELLTFCEPIDLDVLAELAGEDAVEAAETRGVIRVVENSPELSVRYNHPLFGEVIRRRLGIASARRLRGLLYSSLKERPIKSAADRIRLAELALDSDKSADLELFEAAAADAIGLANLPLGERFARAAVERRGGVESADLLARALLWQGHRIEAERTLASFDPDQLDEVQLARWGSTRVANLLWAMGDADRADEVLTLVRTKVRHPKIAAIFTGLASASAVNENHIDEAIAEAGTVMSMSDAPPWAVWWAAFGGGLALALMGKAEVAEQYAARGHEVEEHIDGLNRFMSTHAEVLALTFTGDLEDARRCAGAYFGYSSPGQYLAWGMSKILQGTVDVAQGRFNDGIEHLEQALAALAAEGAAAWMFPARIRLSEAYSALGRATEAAESIAHATARGGRHSAVYEPQLEIARAWLAAAEGTVSPAIRIAVSAADAAAQAHQHAIEAMALHTAARFGDHSVAGRLADLAARVDGRLVQAQARHAVALAAHDGHGLDAAAAEFERIGALLSAADAAAQAASAHERAGDRRRLLESAAAANRLAAACGGASTPALRQAAQPLPLTAREREIANLVAAGLSNRQIADRLTVSVRTVEGHLYRACIKMDVTDRESLGALMRGESGSE, from the coding sequence ATGGCTCGGAACTGGCCGATGATCGAGCGCGAAAGCGAATTCGAGGCGATCCGCGCGGCACTGACCGGTCCGGAGCACGTCGGGGTGGTACTCACCGGCGATGCCGGAGTCGGTAAGACCACCCTCGCCCGGCACGCCACCGCCGCGATCGGTGGCAATATCCGCTGGGTGGCGGGCACCGAGTCGGCGCGCAGCATTCCGCTGGGGGTGTTCGCGCACATGGTCGGTGTCTACACGGCGCACGACCCGGTCACGTTCATGTCGGCGGCGCGTGAGGCGCTGCTCGCCGACGGGCACACGGTGATCGGCGTGGACGACGCGCACCTGCTCGACCAGCTTTCCGCCACCCTGCTGCTCCAGCTGGCCATCGACAAGGCCGCGCACATCGTGGTCACCGTCCGCAGCGGAGTTCCGGTGCCGGACGCGGTCACCTCACTGTGGAAAGACGGGCACCTGACGCGCATCGACCTGCGCCCGTTCACCCAGCACCAGAGCGTGGAGCTGGTGGAATTGATGCTCGGTGGGCAGCTCGAGGGGTTCACCGCCAATCTGATGTGGGAATCCTCCGCCGGAAACGCGCTGTTTCTCCGGCATTTGGTCGAGGGCGCGCTGGAGGCGGGCACGCTGCGCCAGGTCAACGGCGTCTGGCAGCTGCGCGGGCGGGCCGCGGTGACCTCGGAACTGGCCGCACTGCTCGAGGACCGGGTCGAGCAACTGCCCGAGTCGGTGCTGCGGGTGCTGGAACTGCTGACCTTCTGCGAGCCGATCGATCTGGACGTGCTCGCCGAATTGGCGGGCGAGGACGCGGTGGAGGCCGCCGAAACCCGCGGTGTCATCAGGGTCGTGGAGAATTCGCCAGAGCTGAGCGTTCGCTACAACCACCCGCTGTTCGGTGAGGTGATCCGGCGCAGGCTCGGGATCGCCTCCGCGCGGCGCTTGCGTGGCCTGCTGTATTCCTCGCTGAAGGAACGTCCGATCAAATCCGCGGCGGACCGTATCCGATTGGCCGAATTGGCGTTGGACAGCGATAAATCGGCGGATCTGGAATTGTTCGAGGCGGCGGCCGCCGACGCGATCGGATTGGCGAATCTGCCGCTGGGCGAACGCTTCGCGCGGGCCGCGGTGGAGCGCCGCGGGGGCGTCGAGTCCGCCGACCTGCTGGCGCGAGCCCTGCTGTGGCAGGGGCACCGGATCGAGGCCGAGCGCACGCTGGCCAGCTTCGACCCCGACCAGCTCGATGAGGTGCAGCTCGCGCGCTGGGGCAGTACCCGGGTGGCGAACCTGTTGTGGGCCATGGGCGATGCCGACCGCGCCGACGAGGTGCTGACGCTGGTGCGGACGAAGGTGCGGCACCCGAAGATCGCGGCCATCTTCACCGGTCTCGCGTCGGCGAGCGCGGTCAACGAGAACCACATCGATGAGGCGATCGCCGAGGCGGGGACGGTCATGTCCATGAGCGACGCGCCGCCGTGGGCAGTGTGGTGGGCCGCGTTCGGCGGCGGGTTGGCCTTGGCGTTGATGGGCAAAGCCGAAGTGGCCGAGCAGTACGCGGCTCGCGGGCACGAGGTGGAGGAGCACATCGACGGGCTCAACCGCTTCATGTCCACCCACGCCGAGGTGCTCGCGCTGACCTTCACCGGCGATCTCGAGGACGCACGGCGTTGCGCTGGAGCGTATTTCGGTTACTCGTCGCCCGGCCAGTACCTGGCCTGGGGCATGTCGAAGATCCTGCAGGGCACCGTCGACGTGGCGCAGGGCCGGTTCAACGACGGCATCGAGCATTTGGAACAGGCGCTGGCGGCGCTGGCCGCGGAGGGTGCAGCCGCGTGGATGTTCCCCGCGCGAATCCGCCTGTCGGAGGCCTATTCGGCGCTCGGCCGCGCCACCGAGGCCGCCGAATCGATCGCGCACGCCACCGCGCGCGGCGGACGGCACAGTGCGGTCTACGAGCCGCAACTGGAGATCGCCCGCGCCTGGCTGGCCGCGGCCGAAGGCACCGTCTCCCCGGCGATCCGGATCGCGGTGAGCGCCGCCGACGCGGCGGCCCAGGCGCATCAGCACGCGATCGAGGCCATGGCACTGCACACCGCGGCCCGCTTCGGCGACCATTCCGTGGCAGGACGACTGGCCGACCTGGCCGCTCGGGTCGATGGGCGGCTGGTGCAGGCCCAGGCGCGGCACGCGGTGGCACTCGCCGCGCACGACGGACACGGACTCGACGCCGCCGCAGCGGAATTCGAGCGGATCGGCGCATTGCTCTCCGCCGCCGACGCCGCGGCGCAGGCCGCGTCTGCGCACGAGCGGGCCGGGGACCGGCGCAGGCTGCTCGAGTCCGCCGCCGCGGCCAATCGTCTGGCTGCCGCATGCGGTGGAGCGAGCACCCCCGCCCTGCGCCAGGCCGCGCAGCCCTTGCCGCTGACCGCGCGAGAACGCGAGATCGCGAACCTGGTGGCGGCGGGCCTGTCCAATCGGCAGATCGCCGACCGTCTCACCGTCTCGGTGCGCACGGTGGAGGGACACCTCTACCGTGCCTGCATCAAGATGGACGTCACCGATCGCGAGTCGCTCGGCGCGCTGATGCGCGGCGAATCCGGAAGTGAGTGA
- a CDS encoding DUF4185 domain-containing protein, with protein sequence MAMRILAAVGAMVVGAGMLVYADGPAAAAPEVADGLVGVGPCATDPVPSHEPLVPKTLEVPIPYPVVTVLPPAAPEPAPKRTSMEFPPDPCINPCPDLTDLPGAPPGLAAQLGIPEILLNPKPFHFALPGPGPDPGPAPPPPAPVQPPVEPAAQSPARPAPRLGPAREVAKLTGANSVNRTDKRWQVDGTDLGIMWESAPGEIATVFGDTVGRGFHPPGGMGLDWRSNVLAFSTDRDLADGMTYDRMVTDDRCHAAEVLASRKLDNVEVTTIPTSGFALGERQYLSYMSIRTWNSAPGTFFTNYGGIAYSDDHGQTWTKDPHARWDNIFGLANFQVSAMVPHGGYVYMFGTPNTRLGAVGLARVPEDQILNTTAYQYWRDGTWTPVGGFASATPILSGPAGELSVRYDTTRNVWQMSYLDTAKAAIVVREADSPQGVWSESTPTVSVLNYPELYGGFIHPWSSGSDFYFTLSTWNDYNVYLMHSVLGE encoded by the coding sequence ATGGCCATGCGAATACTTGCCGCGGTCGGTGCCATGGTGGTCGGCGCGGGCATGCTCGTCTACGCCGATGGACCTGCCGCCGCGGCGCCGGAAGTGGCGGACGGCCTGGTCGGGGTGGGACCGTGCGCGACCGACCCGGTGCCGAGCCATGAGCCGCTGGTGCCCAAGACACTCGAGGTGCCGATTCCGTATCCGGTGGTCACCGTGCTCCCGCCGGCGGCGCCGGAACCCGCACCCAAGCGGACGAGCATGGAGTTTCCGCCGGACCCGTGCATCAATCCCTGCCCGGACCTCACCGACCTGCCCGGTGCACCACCCGGTCTCGCCGCGCAACTCGGGATTCCGGAGATCCTGTTGAATCCCAAGCCTTTCCACTTCGCGCTTCCCGGCCCGGGCCCGGACCCCGGTCCGGCGCCGCCGCCACCCGCGCCGGTGCAGCCACCGGTCGAGCCCGCGGCGCAGTCGCCCGCCCGGCCCGCGCCGCGTCTGGGCCCCGCACGAGAGGTGGCCAAGCTGACCGGCGCGAACTCGGTGAACCGCACCGACAAACGCTGGCAGGTGGACGGCACCGATCTCGGCATCATGTGGGAGAGCGCACCGGGCGAGATCGCGACCGTGTTCGGCGATACCGTCGGACGCGGCTTCCATCCGCCGGGCGGCATGGGGCTGGATTGGCGCAGCAATGTGCTGGCGTTCAGCACCGACCGCGACCTCGCCGACGGGATGACCTACGACCGGATGGTCACCGACGACCGCTGCCACGCCGCCGAGGTGCTCGCCAGCCGCAAGCTCGACAACGTCGAGGTCACCACGATCCCCACTTCGGGTTTCGCGCTCGGCGAGCGCCAGTACCTGAGCTACATGTCCATCCGGACCTGGAACAGCGCCCCCGGCACGTTCTTCACCAACTACGGCGGCATCGCCTACTCCGACGACCACGGCCAGACCTGGACCAAGGACCCGCACGCACGCTGGGACAACATCTTCGGACTCGCCAATTTCCAAGTGAGCGCGATGGTTCCGCACGGCGGCTACGTGTACATGTTCGGCACGCCCAATACCCGCCTCGGCGCGGTCGGATTGGCCAGGGTGCCCGAGGACCAGATCCTCAACACCACCGCCTACCAGTACTGGCGGGACGGCACCTGGACCCCGGTCGGTGGATTCGCTTCGGCCACACCGATCCTGAGTGGCCCGGCCGGTGAGCTCTCGGTGCGCTACGACACCACCCGCAACGTCTGGCAGATGAGCTACTTGGACACCGCCAAGGCCGCCATCGTCGTCCGCGAAGCGGATTCACCGCAAGGTGTGTGGTCGGAGAGCACGCCGACAGTGTCCGTCCTGAACTACCCCGAGCTGTACGGCGGGTTCATTCACCCGTGGTCGTCGGGGTCCGACTTCTATTTCACCCTGTCGACCTGGAACGACTACAACGTCTACCTGATGCACTCCGTGCTCGGCGAGTGA
- a CDS encoding excalibur calcium-binding domain-containing protein — protein sequence MSKSVLHVAPAIGAALLAAGVCVLVPPTASAAPRSAAAIAGSHDDHPIPHNRSGPKEDHSPPEESEQRSPKIYTNCDRVRAEGVGPLYRGQPGFNAHLDPDGDGIACN from the coding sequence GTGAGCAAGTCAGTTCTGCACGTCGCGCCCGCGATCGGGGCGGCACTGTTGGCGGCTGGGGTGTGCGTGCTCGTGCCGCCGACGGCGTCGGCTGCCCCGCGATCTGCCGCCGCGATCGCCGGATCGCACGACGACCATCCGATTCCGCACAATCGCTCCGGCCCGAAGGAAGACCACTCGCCGCCAGAGGAATCCGAGCAGCGGTCGCCGAAGATCTACACCAATTGCGATCGGGTCCGCGCGGAGGGCGTCGGTCCGCTGTATCGCGGGCAACCCGGCTTCAACGCGCATTTGGACCCGGACGGCGACGGGATCGCCTGCAACTAG